The nucleotide sequence ACTCCACCTTCACCAACCGGCCAGACCGGCCGGTCGAAGAAGCTGCCCTACTTTTCCTCTTCCAGCGTTGCTTCTTCAGATGCCGATTCAGCGTGCCGAGGCTCAAACCCCGACTGCGGCAAAACGCACTGCGTAGCATGCCGCTGCTCACAAACTCCGCCACCAACCGCTGAACTTCCGCTCGCGTACGTCGCTTGGGCGCTACAGACTTCCTTTCTACGGTCATCGAGCTACTTCAACATAGACACGACTCCCCGACCAGGTGTGTTGGTCAAACGCTTACCATGAAGCTTAGATTTTCTATCGTGGTCCTTGTTTTATTCGTCAGCGCACTTACCTGGTCGCAAGCCAGCGGTGCCCCTCGCTGGGGGCGCACGGCTGAAAGATAGCAGTCGCGCGCCCGGTATGGTCTTGCGAGGCGCTAGGCGGCGCTCGCCACCGCACTGCCCGTCAGCTCCTTCTTGCGCGGCCGCTTCGCGATCAGCGGAAACACCAGCGATACCGCCATGACCACCGCGATCACGTAGATCGAAGCATCGAATCGGCCTGTAGCCTGATGCAGACGCGCGATCATGATAGGCGACGGGATGGCCGCTGCCCCCCAGGCCAGGAGAATGATCCCGTAGATTCCGCCCATGTATTTCGGCCCAAAGAAATCAGCGGTGAACGACGGCATGGTGCCGAATCCGCCGCCGTAACACAGCCCGATGACGGCAAACGCCAGGCTGAACAGAGTCAGATTGTGGATCTTCGGCAGGGAGAAGAAGATCACCACCTGGATCAGGTAGAGCAGGAAGTAGACCCGCGCCCGTCCCAGGTGGTCGGAGACCCAGGCCCAGAAGACCCGCCCCAGGCCATTGAAGATGGAGATCAGACCCACCATGCTGGCGGCCGCGATGGCCGTCATACCCACCATCTGCTGCGCCCTCGGCGAGGCCTGGCTGATGACCATGATTCCGGCCGAGACGTTCAGGAACAGCAACAGCCACAGTAGCCAGAACTGCCCGGTTCCGATGGCCTCCTTCACGGAGTAGCTATAAGTCGTGGCAGCCTTGGCGACGGCGGAGGTCGGCGTCCAGCCCGCGGGTTTCCAGCCGTCGGGCGGGTTAGCATAAAACTGCGCCGCCGCTACCACCATGACCAGGTACACGACGCCCAGGGCCCAGAAGGTATAGGGCACACTGTGGGCAATGATCAGCCGCGCGGCAATGGGGCTCATCACCAGCGCGCCCGCTCCGTAGCCGCAGACCGCGACCCCGGTCATCAGCCCGCGGCGCTCCGGAAACCATTTCACCAGAGTAGCCACCGGGCAGATGTATCCCATGCCCATGCCCAGTCCGGTCAACACACCATAGGCCAGGTACAGGCCGTTCATGTTGTGGTCAGCAGTGAACACGCCGGCCAGCATGTACCCGACGCCGTAAACCAGCCCTGCCACGGAAGCCACTAGGCGAGGGCCTTTGCGGTCCTGCCACAAGCCGCCAATGATGGTGCCGACCCCAAGGAAAAAGATGGCCAGCGTAAAGTTCAACTGCACTTGGGTTTCCGACCAATGCTCGGTGCGCATCAGCGGAATCTTGAACACGCTCCATCCGTAAACAGCACCCAGACAGATCTGCATGATCACAGCTGCGACTGCAATACCCCACCGATTGGGCAGTCGTTCCGAAGCCATAGTTGTCATCTCCTTTTTGCGGCCAAGGTACATCCGCGAATTTGAGGATCTCTCGTAAGACATCCGGTTCGCGCCGGTTCAACCGCCACCGGGGGAAGCCGGTTCGGCCGCCAAACAGCCTGCTCTGACCACTTCCACGGTGGCGTTGTAGTCCGGCACACCGCTGGGATCCAGGCGCCCCGCGGGAATAATCACGTTGATCTCCGGCCAATGAGCCTGCAGACAGCCGGGCTTGATTCGGTCGATCTTCACCCGGCCATGGAAGTCGCCCAGTTCGTTGCGCAGGGTGATGGCGTCGCCGTTCTTCAAACCTAGCCGGACAGCGTCGTCCGCCGACATAATGATGTCGTCGCGCCGCGCCCCCGTAATGGGGTCGGTCTGATTGAGCAGGATGCTGTTGAACTGTTTTCCACGGCGCGTCGACAGCAGAAAGTGTCCTTCCGGCACTCGTTCTTCGCGTAAAGCGACTGCGGTGAAGTGGCCTTTGCCGTCCGAGGTCAGGAACCTGTCCGCCAACAGGCGCCGCCCTCCGTACTGGAAGTTGTCGCCTTTCTTGCGCATCTTGGCGATGCCGCGGTAGGTGGGGCACACCCGGTCGATCTCCTCGCGGATTTCCTGCGTGTCCTGCCAAGGGAAGAATTTGGGCCCGCGGATGGGATCGAATTTTCTGGCCACGAGGACCGGGATTTCCCACTCGTCTTTGGCTTCGCCCGGACGCGGCCCGGGGATTTCCGGACTGTAGATAATGCGCCGCTCTGTGCTGGTTTCAGTTCCGCCGCCGCGTTGCTCGTAGCGGGTGCGCGAAGGCAGCATGACCACAGTGTCAGCGGGGTCCACCAGCATGGTGGGGTTCGCCACAATGTCCTGATGGATGCGCAGCTTGATTCGTCCCAGGGCGCGCTCGACAAGGTCAGGTTCGGGCAAGGTCTGCTTGAAGTTGCCGCCGGTTTGCCAGAGCGCGTCAATCTCGCCGCGCTCGGCGGCCAACACCATGTGTGCGGCGCTCAGTCCCTTCCAGGAGGGCGGCTCGAAACCCCACAACTCCGGCAGCGCAAATTTCTTCGCGTTCTCCGGGTTGGCGGTGAAGCCCATGATGTAAGCGCTGGGCATCCCGCCCATTTCTGCTCCGCCCTGGACCCCGCTGTGGCCGCGGACGGGCATGAGTCCGGTATGAGGCCGTCCAACATTACCCCGCGCCAGTTGCAGGTTGACGATGGCGCGCACGTTGTCGCTGCCAAAGGCGTGCTGCGTAATACCCATGCTCCAGGTGACGATGGCGTGACGTGCCTTGCCGAAGGCCTCGGCGAAGCGAAACATGTCGCCGCGGGACAGACCCGAGCCGGTCTCCAGCGCCTCCCAGGTAAGGCTCCGGGCCTTGGCGTCCGTCTGCTCCCAGCCGACCGTGCGGGTACGGATGAATTCCCGGTCCACCCAGTCGTTTTCGATCAGGTGCTTGAGCACGCCATAGAAGAAGGGGATGTCACCACCGGCGTGAATCTGGAAGAAATCGTCGACGATCTTGGTGCCGAACAGGGCGCTCTCGACAACCGAGGGTACCCAGTAGCGTTCCAGGCCTGGCTCGAAATAGGGATTGACCAGGAAAACCCTGGTCCCTGCCTTCTTGGCATAATGCAGGTACTTGGTGGCGACCGGTTGATTATTGGCGATATTCGTGCCGACCAGAACTACAAGGTCGGCTCCCACCCAATCGGAATACGAGCAGGTGGTCGCGGCACAACCTACCGTGGAACTCAAGCCGGCGGTCGAGGGCGCGTGACAGATGCGGGCGCTGGTGTCCACGTGGTTGGTGCCAAGAAAACGCGCCACCTTCTGGTGAGCGTAGTACGCCTCGTTGGTCAGTCCACGGGAAGTCATGTACCAGGCAAGGCGCCTGGGGTCGATGTCGCGGAGTTTCCCGGCGATGAGAGAGGTGGCCTCGTTCCATGACAATTGTTGAAATCCCTTGTCCCCTTTGCGCCGAACCATCGGCACCGCCAGCCGGCCCATGCGGCGCAGCTGTTTTTCGCTCTTGTCGCGCAAGGCACCGACATCTTCCAGCAGACGCCAGTTCATGGCGGGCATGGTGTTCAGGCGCAGCAACTGCAAGCGGACATTGCACAGGTGGATGCCTTTCATGGTCCAATCGTGCAGGCCGGTGGTGCCCAGGGAGCAGCCGTCGCAGCAACCGTCGCGTAAGATGCGCCAGGCGTAACCCAGATTGTCCCGGTTCTCTACGATGCATTCGAGAATGTCCTCATAGGCGTTGGGATGTTGCTGGTTCACGCCGTAAGGCACCAGGCTCGCCCACTGCTTCGGATTCCAGCCTTGGGACTTGTCCTCCGCCTGACCATCGGATCCGATCTGCATCAGGTCGGGGTTGATTTCCATCATGATCTCCTCGGGCTAACCCGCCCATTCCGCTGCGGCGGTGCGTCCGGCTTCCCGGTTGAAGTCGGCGGAGGCCTCCTCCGCAGTGTCAAAGGTCTGAAAGACCGTGGCCAGTTTGGTGATCTGGAGCACATCTTTGACCCGCCCGGTCAGGCCGGCGAGCTTGATGCTGCCTCCCCTGTTGCGCGCCGAGGTGTACAGGCTGACCAGTTCACCCACACCAGTACTGTCGATGTAATGGACATCCGCCAGGTTCAGCACGATCTGGCGGGACTCGTGCAGCAGGTCTTTCACTTGGTGGCGCAGGAAAGCAGTCTCCTCCCCAAAAACGATCCTGCCCTTGCAATCCACGATCACCGCGTCGCCGAAGGTCCGACAACTGGTTTCCAACTGCATGGCAACAACCTCTTCTATGGCGGTCGTCGAGCAAACTCCAGGCCCTTCACAAATACTGTGGAAGGCTTCCATCGGGAGCAGGCGGCTGTACCGCGTGCCGGTGCGCCTTACCGAGAGGATTCGGCTCCGTCCTCCGAGCAATGCCTGCCTTCGTCACCCTGCTGCCTGCGAACCTTCACGACGCTTATTTTTGGATCGGCCCAACCGGCAGTACTTCCTTTCCATAGGAATCGTTGATGACGATGGCCGCCATCAGGTACCAGGCCGTAAAGGCACAGAAGATTCCCTCCCAGCCAGCGACATGCGTGATGGTCCCGCTGCCCGTCCACACGGCGACATCCAGGAGGATGAACAGAATCAGCAGGGTGGTGAAGACCCAGATCAAGGCCTTGCTGTGTTTCAGGCTCGCCACCCAGAGAACAAAGGTGAAGATCGTCCAAGCGATCAGGGTCGTCACCAGCCAGCCTTTGACCTTGTCCGGCGCAACCCACTTGTTCATCTCCATGAGGACCATGCTGGCGAGCGAAATCCAGAATGCCCCATAGGAACCAAAGGCCGTCATGCCGAAGGTATTGCCGGTGCGGAACTCCAGGAATCCGGCGATGAGCTGGGCCAGGCCGCCGTAGAAGAGGCCCAGAGGCAAAGCGGCCCCGATATCGATGAGCCCTGCGTTGTGGACATTGAGCACAAACGTGGTGAGCGCGAAGCCCCCCAAGCCGAGTGGACCCGGGTTGGCCAGCTTCGGCAGGCTCGCGTAGATCTGCTCCCGTGCTGCCATCTTGCGTCTCCATTCTGTTGCCCGCGGGTCAGCGCGGCGACTTCCATCCAACTGGTTTTCGTGGCGCGCCGCCTGGATGGGCAGTTGGGCGGATTTTGAATGAAAGCTTTCACGAATATCAGTGAAAGCTTTCACAATTGCAGGAAAAGTATTTGCATCGTGCCCCCCAATGCTTACCATCGTATGACGATATATCTTCTAAATCCGTGAAAGCTTTCACGGAATGTCCGGCAGGCTTTTCTTAAGCTCTATGGAGAAGAAAAAGGAGCGTGGGATGGAAAAGCCAGCAAGAGAGCCGCTCTTCACCACCAAGGAGCTGTTGGCGTTCGGTTTGATGGCCATCGTGTACAGTGCGATCCTTTTCTCGCTGGACCCCGAATGGGTCGCCTGGGCCGCTCCCCTGGCTTTTGGAGGCGCCCTGTACGCTCAGGACCCGCCGCCCGCTTCTGTCCACCTTGGTTCGCCTCAGCAGGTCTTTCAGGCGGCGTACTTGTACAGCATCCTCAGCCTGCTTGCCATAGGAGTTGTCACTTTCCTCAGGCACCGGCAGTCCTTCCGTTCCCTTTCCTGGCTGGAGGTCAAGAACAAGAGCATGGCAAGGCTACGAAGCTCCTTGAGGTCGATCTCGTTGCCCATGACCGGCCCTTGACTTGCCAAGCGTGCTAGCATCCTTCTTCGCAACGCTGATCATCCCGGACATCGAGGAAAACGTGTGTGGCAGCAGTTCATCACAGCCCTGGATCTGTTTCGAGGGGTCTCGCGTCGGGAAGCCCAAAAGATCTCCAGCCTCTGCACGGAGAAATGGTTTCCGCAGGGAACCAGGATTTTCTCGGAAGGAGATCCCAGCGAATCCCTCCATATCCTCAAGAAAGGCGTGGTGAAGCTGATCTCTTTGTCCGACAAAGGGAGGGAAACGATTCTGCACATCCTCGAACCGGAAGAAGTTTTCGGGGAGCTTCTGCTCTCCGAAGCGAAACGACCGTTTACTGCCATCGCGATTGAAGACGCGCTGGTCACCAGCATCTCCCGAGAGTCGTTCCTGAAGCTCCTCTCAGTGGCCCCTGCCGTCTCCCTCAACTTCATTCGACTGATCTCGAAGCGATTGGCCCGCGTAGAAACGGGAATGGCAGAATTCAGTCATACTTGGTCCTACCATCGGTTGGCCAGAGTTCTTCTCCAGTTAAGCGAGAAGTACGGAGAGGAAGTCCCCACCGGCACCCTGATCACGGTGCGTTTAACCCATGAAGATCTGGCCAACCTGATTGGGACAAGCCGGGAGACGGTGACCACTCAACTCAACAAATTCGCTCGCATGGGCTTTGTGAAGCGCCGCGCCCGGCGCCTCATCGTCGCCAAGTCCCGCCTGGCGAACTTCATTCGCTCGGAAGAGCTCCGACTAAAGAATCCGCCGATTGCGTAGCAATACAGCCTTCCCTGCAGAGGTCGCGCCGGCGCCGCGGCGCGTCGCGTGCCTTGCGCCTGGAGGTGATAACGGAATTTCGCAGAGAGCGCAGCTAACGCATCGTTCTGATTTCGTGGTCGATCCGCTCGACGAAGAGGTAAAGACCGAAGCAGCAGGCAAAGATCAGCGCGGAAATGATGGTTGCAGGCAATGCCGCGCTGTGCCGGCCGGCTAGATAAGTATCCAGCGTGGCGCTCAGCAGCCAGATTTGCACCATCAGCAGGACGACGATCAGCGACATCGCGCCAGTGATTGCGTTCAGGCCGCGACTCATCGGCGGCAGCTTGACGGGATCATAGGCCATCTTCACGACTCCTTGATGCCTACGGCAACGAGTTCGTTGCCGCGAGTGTCTATCACGATCCGTGGCAGCGGACGCGTTGGCGGGCCGGCCAGCACGCGTCCGTCCTCGACCGCAAAGAAGCCGTTGTGGCAAGGGCATTCGAGCTTGTTGCTCTTCCGTGAATAGTAAACCGCGCAGCTCAGATGCGTGCACTTCTGGCTGTAGGCGACGTAGGTGTCCGGCGCCGTGCGAACCATGATGCAGTGGTCTTCAGGCGTCGGATAGGTAAACAGCTTGACCTCGTCGACAGCCAGTTCATCCCTCCGCGCGATGACTTGCGGGCCCGGCGCCGCGGGCGCGCGGGTGAACCACGACTTGACTAGGATCCACACCTGACCGACCAACATCGCCAGGCTCGTCAGCACCAGAAATTTGGTGAATTGCCGGCGCGCGATGTAGCGCTCATCGGCCGTGTGGATGCTGAACTCGTCCTTCCACAGGGGCTGGCTGGCATCCGGTGGGCTCATGCGCTCTCCTTTCCTTCCCAGATGTAGTCGGCCACATCCAGGCTGACGGAATCGAACTTGGCCGGGACCATCATTGCGACCTTTGTCTTAATCGTCTGGTTGCCGAGCTGGAACATGTTGGTCGGTTTGGCGGGCCGCTTGGCCGCGTCTTCCGGCGTGATGTAGGCGAGCGCCTGACTGGGGCAGACGGTCGCGCACATGGGACGCTTACCCATCGAGGTGCGGTCGTAGCACATGTCGCACTTCATCATCTGCTGTTCGGCGTCCATCATCTTGGGGATCCCAAATGGGCACGCCAGGACGCAGTTGTTGCAGGCAATGCAGCGTGGCTTCAGCGAGGAGTGCACGATGCCGTCCTCGCCTTTCTTGATGGCGTCGGCGGGGCAGACCTGCGCGCATGTAGGCTCGTCGCAGTGCCAGCAGACATACGCGGCGGTGCTGATACTGCTGGGCCGGTCGATGAAGTCGAACTGGATCATCGACTTTCCGCGGTGCGTCTCGCATTCCTCGCAGGCTTGCAGGCAGGAACGGCAGCCGATGCAGCGCGACGGATCGACATAGAACTCGTAGCCGAACACTAGCCAGCCCCCGTGCCATTGCTATGAGCTTCGCGATCGTCGGGACCCGGATCGCGTATCGCTACCTTGCGAATGCGGCAGGCGGACACCTTGAACTCGGGGATCTTGCTGCGCGGGTCGAGCGTGCGGTGCGTCAGCCGGTTGGCGCTGCGTACGCCCGGCCAGTGGTATGGAATGAAGACGGTGTCGGGCCGGATGGTTCGCACCACCATCGCTGGCACGGTGATCTCGTCGCGGCGGGTCGTAACCGTCACATAATCGCCATCCTTGATGCCGCACCGCTCGGCCAGCCGCGGGTGGATCTCGACACGTGGTTCGGGGTACTGCTCCACCAATGCGCCGATGCGCCGGGTCTGTGTGCCGCTCAGATACTGGCTCACGACCCGCCCGGTGGTCAGATAGATCGGATAGTCCTGATCCACGGGATCGCCGCTCGGCCGCCAGGTCGTGATCTGGAAATGGGCCTTGCCGTCGCTGGTGTGGAACTTCTTGTCTTCGAACAGACGCGGCGTTCCGGGATGATCCAGCGTGGGGCAGGGCCAGAACACGCCTTTTTGCGCATCCACTTTTTCGTACGTGATACCGTAATAATCGGCCACGCCGCCCTTCGACGCGATGCGCAGCTCTTCCAGGATCTCGCGCGGTGTGCGGAACGGAAACTTGTCACCGCGTCCAAGGCGGTGGGCCAGGTCCACAATGATTTCGGAATCGCGTCGCGCCTGTCCCGGAGGCGTGACGCTGGGGACCCAGTGGATGACACGGCCCTCCGCGCTACAGCCCAGCCCTTCTTCCTCCTCTTGCAGGCTGCCCGGCAACACCACGTCCGCGTAGCCCGCGGTTTCGCTCATGAAGAAATCGATGATGCCGAAGAATTCCAGCTTGGTTAGCGCTTCGCGCGTGAAATTGGAATCCGGCAGCGAGACCAGCGGATTGAAGCACAGCGAGAACAGCGCCTTGATCGTGCCGTCGTGGATGGCGTTCATGATTTCCTGCGCGGATAAGCCCGGCTGCGGCAGCTCGCTCTCCGCAATGCCCCACACTTCTGCGATGTATTGGCGCGCGGCGGGATCGGTGAGGGAACGCTGACCGGGAAGCTGGTCGCACTTCTGCCCGTGCTCGCGGCCGCCCTGCCCGTTGCCCTGGCCGGTGATCATGGTCGGCCCGCAGCCTTCGCGGCCGATCTTGCCCAGCGCAAGCATGAGGTTGATTACGCCGAGGCAGTTCTCGACGCCCTTCGAATGGTGCTCCAGCCCGCGCGCATGCAGGGCGATGGCGCGGTCGCACTTCGCCATCCAGTGAGCCGCTTTCTCGATGGCGTCGGGCGGGACACCACTCATTTCGGCCGCGGTGCCCGGGTCGTACGCCTGCACCGACGTCACCACGTCATTCCAACCGGTCGTGTACTCCTCGATGAAGTCGCGGTCTTCCAGCTTGTCGCGCACGATAACGTGCAGCATTCCGAGCAGCAGCGCCAGGTCGGTACCGGGCCGCACCGGCAAGTAGAGGTCGGCATTGCGGGTGATCGGGGTCATGCGCGGGTCGGCGACGATGAGCCGCCCGCCGTTGTCGCGGCAGCGCCAGATGTAATCGGTGGTGATCGGCGCGCAGTCGCCGATGTTGGCGCCGATGACGAACAGCACATTCGCCCTGGGTATGTCATCCCATGGGATGGTGCTGCGGTCCACGCCAAACGCCAGCTTGTACGCGGTCCCGGCCGAGACCATGCACAACCTGCCGTTGTAATCGATATGTCGTGTTCCGACCGCGAGCCGCGCGAACTTGCCGAGCAGGTACGACTTCTCGGTCGAGAGCGATGCTCCGCCGTAGACGGCGACCGCGTCCTTGCCATGCTGAGCTTGGATGTCACGGATGCGTTTGACCGTGAAGGCGAGCGCCTCGTCCCAAGTCGCGGGATGGAATCCCTGGTCGGTTCTCATCAGCGGCTGTAACAGCCGGTCGGGATGCGACGACTGCATGTAACGCTTTACGCCCTTCGGGCAAAGCATCCCTTTGTTGAACGGAAAATCTTCCCAGGGCTCGAAACCGATGATCGTGTTCTCGCGGACCTTGAGCTGGATGCCGCACTGCTGCCCGCAGAAGCAGCAGTGTGTCTTCACCAGCTTGTCCGCGGGATGGGTGGATTCGTCACGCCAGCCGCCCGGCGGAGTAAAGTTCAAATGCGGGCCGAACTGCTTAATGAGGACGTCGGGCGAGAGAGGCGGTTTAGCCACGAGCTTCCTCCTGGAGCCGTATTTGCGCCGACGAGAGCGCCTTCCGTTTGCAGGCCGGGCACAGCTCCTGCCAATTGCCGGCCGGGCCCTCAATCGTGTAATCGAAGCCGAGCTGGGGAAGCACCTGCTTGAGATCGTCGATATGCATGCGCGACGCGAAACGCTCACCGCAGCGGGCGCACTTCGCGCCTTCCCCTTGTTCACCCGCCTGCTGGTACAGTTTCACGCCGAGCTGCGCAGGCCGCTGGAAGATATGGAAGAACTTGCCGAACGGCAGGTAGAGCAGGCCGGCGATCACGGTGATGGCGTGCAGGATCGCGAGGAAACTGTAGGAGGCTCCGCCCAGCCAGATCTGCGAGACCGTCAGCGCCAGCCCGGTAACGGAGATTGCAAACAGCAGGATGAGAGGAAAAAAATCCATCATCACCGTCTGCACGGCTTGGGCACCTTCGTCGCGAAGTCGCCGCCAGAGCGAGAGCGCGATGCCCGCCAGCACCAGCAACGCCGCAATGTCGAGGCCGTGGTACATGATTTCCGCGGCGGCCGAGTGCACCGGCAGGCGTCCAACGTCGAAGCCGAAGACGTGAACGACGTAGGTCATCTGGTCGTTAAGCGGCGTGGTGAAGTGGATCCAGCCGAACACCAGCGGGAAGGTGATAAGGACCGCAAGCATGCATCCCCAGAAGATGAACTGGTGCATGCACCAGCGCAGCCGCGATCGCCTCTGAATGAACGCTTGCGCCAGGATGTGCGTTCCCGCGGTGCCGAGCACGCGCGCCAGGCTGCGTATCGGCCCCTCTTTCCAGAACAGTTGCCAGCCGCGCCGCCAGTAAATTTTGGTCGGGGGCTTCTGGATCCAGACGTGGTAGTGGTAGGTCACGCCCCAGGCCGCAAAGATCACGGCGAAGGTGTACACAACCAGCGCTGGATCGAAGTTAGCCAGGTTACGTGAGCCGACCACGATGGCAGCCACCAGCAGCGCAGTCCAGGTGGTAGCCCACGCGCCGGCACGGATGGAATCGGTCGTACGGCGCAGGTCTGCGGGAAGCACCGCCTCCAGCGACTCCTGCCTCGGCACGAAGACGATTCGGTTGATCCACCACATCAGCAGCGCGGTGGTTGAGAGCAGGACGAACCCCGGCCAGATCGCGCCGACGCGATCGCGGAACACGCCGAGCAGCAGCGGCGGAAAGAATCCGCCCATGCCGCCCATCGCTCCCACCAGGCCGGTGACGGTGGCGCGCTCGGTCGGGAAGTAACGCGGCACCAGTTGGAAAACGGCGCCGTTGCCCATACCCAGCAGGGCGGCGCATCCTAAAGCGCCGACGGTGAAGGGCACAATGGACTTCCATCCCAGTAGAAGAGCGAACAGGGCAATGGCGAAAAATACGCCGCTCAGCACGCGTGCGCCGCCGATCTTGTCGGAGAGCCAGCCGCCGATCGGGCGCATCAGTGTCGCCAGCACGACGAAGCCCGCTGTGCGAAAGCCGGCGTCGGCCGGCTTGAGACCGTAATCGTCCTTGAGCAGAGTCGGCAGATAGATGGAAAACGCGACGAACCCGCCGAAGGTCAGGAAGTAGAACGCCGCCAGCGCCCAGGAGAGCCGTTCGCGGGCAAGTACGCGCAGCATGTCCCCGACAGATTTCGGGTGAACGGTGACCGGTGCGTTACGCGCGAATATAAAGAAGATGATTGCCCAGACCGCACAGAGAGTCGCCATCCCGCGATACACACTGGCGAAACCGAATCTAAGAGCGACAACCGGGCCGAGAAATACCGCCGCCGACTGCCCTATGTTTCCCAGCCCGTACACGCCCAGCGCGCTGCCCTGGCGCTCCATCGTGTACCAGCGCGAGACGTAACCCACGCCGATCGCGAACGACGATCCCGCCATCCCCAGGAAGAACGCCACTGCCAGGAGTTGGTGCAGTCCGCTCGCTTTCGGTACCGCTAGCAGTGGGAGAACCACGAAGGCAATCAGCAGAGCGAACGTAATCCGGCCGCCGAAGCGGTCGGTGAGCATGCCCATGGGAATGCGCGCTAGGGATCCCAACAGCACCGGTACCGCCACCAGCAGCGCCGTCTGCGAGGCGGTCAGGTGCAATTGCTGCCGGAACATCGGCGCGAAGGCGGCGATCAGTCCCCACGCCGCGAAGCAGATCGCGAACGAGATGGTGCCCAGGGCGAGATGCCGCGCGCCCGATGCTTGCGTGGTCATACGAGCTTCAGGGGGTGTTTCCAGCGCAGCCAAACCATGATTGTATCCGAGACTCCAGAGCTCTAGTCACCCTCACCATTATATCGCTAGACGATGTAATCAGCCGCAAACCACCGGCGGCTTGGGCGAACCAAGCTCCTTCGGAGATTCACCGCAAACTAACGTCACTGCCGTGACAACGTGAGCGGGTAAGTAACTGAAACTGGGGGCATGAGTGCTGTTCCAAAACCATCGCCAGCAGGCCCTTTGACGGTAACGGCGGGCCATCGAAAAATGCGTGCCATCGCTCGATGCTGCTTGCGCCTGCCGGAATCGAATTTGATCGTCCAATCCGCGCTACAGAGCACTCCACTCGCCCCCCTCCAAGAACCGGTCAGCTTCGGACGGTCCCCACGTTCCTGCGGCATAATTCGGAAATTGCGCGGAAGAACCGCTTTCCCAGGCCCGCAGGATGGGGGTGACCAACGACCATGCCGCTTCCACCGCGTCGCTGCGCGCGAACAAGGTTGGATCCCCCAACCTGCAGTCCAACAGCAAGCGTTCGTAGGCCGGCGCCGCCGCAACGCCGAATAAGGTCGCGTAGCGGAAGTCCATGCTAACGGGGCACACGTGCACTGCCGGGCCGGGCACCTTGGCGCCAAATTTCAGCGATATGCCTTCGTCCGGTTGGATGCGCACTACCAAGAGGTTGGGCTCGATTCCATCGGGAGAGCAGCGTTCAAACAATCGCAGCGGCGCCTGCTTGAACTGGATCGCGATCTCCGTGGTCCGCTTCGGCATGCGCTTTCCCGCCCGCAAATAGAACGGCACTCCGGCCC is from Terriglobia bacterium and encodes:
- a CDS encoding OFA family MFS transporter; this translates as MASERLPNRWGIAVAAVIMQICLGAVYGWSVFKIPLMRTEHWSETQVQLNFTLAIFFLGVGTIIGGLWQDRKGPRLVASVAGLVYGVGYMLAGVFTADHNMNGLYLAYGVLTGLGMGMGYICPVATLVKWFPERRGLMTGVAVCGYGAGALVMSPIAARLIIAHSVPYTFWALGVVYLVMVVAAAQFYANPPDGWKPAGWTPTSAVAKAATTYSYSVKEAIGTGQFWLLWLLLFLNVSAGIMVISQASPRAQQMVGMTAIAAASMVGLISIFNGLGRVFWAWVSDHLGRARVYFLLYLIQVVIFFSLPKIHNLTLFSLAFAVIGLCYGGGFGTMPSFTADFFGPKYMGGIYGIILLAWGAAAIPSPIMIARLHQATGRFDASIYVIAVVMAVSLVFPLIAKRPRKKELTGSAVASAA
- a CDS encoding FdhF/YdeP family oxidoreductase, whose amino-acid sequence is MQIGSDGQAEDKSQGWNPKQWASLVPYGVNQQHPNAYEDILECIVENRDNLGYAWRILRDGCCDGCSLGTTGLHDWTMKGIHLCNVRLQLLRLNTMPAMNWRLLEDVGALRDKSEKQLRRMGRLAVPMVRRKGDKGFQQLSWNEATSLIAGKLRDIDPRRLAWYMTSRGLTNEAYYAHQKVARFLGTNHVDTSARICHAPSTAGLSSTVGCAATTCSYSDWVGADLVVLVGTNIANNQPVATKYLHYAKKAGTRVFLVNPYFEPGLERYWVPSVVESALFGTKIVDDFFQIHAGGDIPFFYGVLKHLIENDWVDREFIRTRTVGWEQTDAKARSLTWEALETGSGLSRGDMFRFAEAFGKARHAIVTWSMGITQHAFGSDNVRAIVNLQLARGNVGRPHTGLMPVRGHSGVQGGAEMGGMPSAYIMGFTANPENAKKFALPELWGFEPPSWKGLSAAHMVLAAERGEIDALWQTGGNFKQTLPEPDLVERALGRIKLRIHQDIVANPTMLVDPADTVVMLPSRTRYEQRGGGTETSTERRIIYSPEIPGPRPGEAKDEWEIPVLVARKFDPIRGPKFFPWQDTQEIREEIDRVCPTYRGIAKMRKKGDNFQYGGRRLLADRFLTSDGKGHFTAVALREERVPEGHFLLSTRRGKQFNSILLNQTDPITGARRDDIIMSADDAVRLGLKNGDAITLRNELGDFHGRVKIDRIKPGCLQAHWPEINVIIPAGRLDPSGVPDYNATVEVVRAGCLAAEPASPGGG
- a CDS encoding STAS domain-containing protein, which produces MQLETSCRTFGDAVIVDCKGRIVFGEETAFLRHQVKDLLHESRQIVLNLADVHYIDSTGVGELVSLYTSARNRGGSIKLAGLTGRVKDVLQITKLATVFQTFDTAEEASADFNREAGRTAAAEWAG
- a CDS encoding acetate uptake transporter is translated as MAAREQIYASLPKLANPGPLGLGGFALTTFVLNVHNAGLIDIGAALPLGLFYGGLAQLIAGFLEFRTGNTFGMTAFGSYGAFWISLASMVLMEMNKWVAPDKVKGWLVTTLIAWTIFTFVLWVASLKHSKALIWVFTTLLILFILLDVAVWTGSGTITHVAGWEGIFCAFTAWYLMAAIVINDSYGKEVLPVGPIQK
- a CDS encoding Crp/Fnr family transcriptional regulator, which produces MWQQFITALDLFRGVSRREAQKISSLCTEKWFPQGTRIFSEGDPSESLHILKKGVVKLISLSDKGRETILHILEPEEVFGELLLSEAKRPFTAIAIEDALVTSISRESFLKLLSVAPAVSLNFIRLISKRLARVETGMAEFSHTWSYHRLARVLLQLSEKYGEEVPTGTLITVRLTHEDLANLIGTSRETVTTQLNKFARMGFVKRRARRLIVAKSRLANFIRSEELRLKNPPIA
- a CDS encoding Rieske (2Fe-2S) protein, translating into MSPPDASQPLWKDEFSIHTADERYIARRQFTKFLVLTSLAMLVGQVWILVKSWFTRAPAAPGPQVIARRDELAVDEVKLFTYPTPEDHCIMVRTAPDTYVAYSQKCTHLSCAVYYSRKSNKLECPCHNGFFAVEDGRVLAGPPTRPLPRIVIDTRGNELVAVGIKES
- a CDS encoding 4Fe-4S binding protein, whose translation is MFGYEFYVDPSRCIGCRSCLQACEECETHRGKSMIQFDFIDRPSSISTAAYVCWHCDEPTCAQVCPADAIKKGEDGIVHSSLKPRCIACNNCVLACPFGIPKMMDAEQQMMKCDMCYDRTSMGKRPMCATVCPSQALAYITPEDAAKRPAKPTNMFQLGNQTIKTKVAMMVPAKFDSVSLDVADYIWEGKESA